A stretch of the Pantoea nemavictus genome encodes the following:
- a CDS encoding LysR family transcriptional regulator, which yields MIRLEDVTLFVRSAALGSFSRAAREVNLLPGQVSAAIQRLERELDRRLFARSTRSLRLTAEGEKYLPYAQEMLALMHAGADSLQNDEDALSGELKIALPSDIGRNILLPLITDFCRQHPALAVRLSFSDQISDVFRDPVDIAIRYGKLEDSSYVALPLAEDNRRVMVASPDYLDRHGRPEKLEDIAQYHHCLLFIMGGHVYDKWTFPQEGMRRQLTVKSRMQCDDAEVARRWAMAGMGIAYKSWIDVCEDVLAGRLEIVMPEMPGESTPLHLICPHRKQFSPAIRALHEVLRQPLRALTAKL from the coding sequence ATGATCCGACTGGAAGATGTCACCCTATTTGTGCGTTCTGCCGCGTTAGGCAGCTTCTCGCGCGCGGCGCGTGAGGTGAATTTGTTACCTGGGCAGGTCAGCGCGGCGATTCAGCGCCTGGAGCGGGAGTTAGATCGTCGCTTGTTTGCCCGTTCCACGCGCAGCCTGCGCCTGACCGCTGAAGGAGAAAAATACCTGCCCTATGCGCAGGAGATGCTGGCGCTGATGCATGCGGGCGCCGACAGCCTGCAAAACGATGAGGACGCCCTGAGCGGCGAACTGAAAATCGCCCTGCCATCCGATATTGGTCGCAACATCTTGCTGCCGCTGATCACCGACTTTTGTCGTCAACACCCTGCGCTCGCGGTGCGTCTCTCTTTCTCCGACCAAATCAGCGATGTGTTTCGCGATCCGGTGGATATTGCTATTCGCTACGGCAAGCTGGAGGACAGCAGTTACGTCGCGCTGCCGCTGGCCGAGGACAATCGCCGCGTGATGGTGGCATCGCCGGATTATCTCGATCGCCATGGACGCCCAGAAAAATTGGAAGATATCGCGCAATACCATCACTGTTTGCTGTTCATCATGGGCGGCCATGTTTATGACAAATGGACCTTTCCGCAGGAGGGCATGCGCCGCCAGCTCACGGTGAAAAGCCGCATGCAGTGTGATGACGCCGAAGTGGCTCGCCGCTGGGCAATGGCGGGCATGGGTATCGCCTATAAATCCTGGATTGATGTGTGTGAGGATGTGCTGGCAGGAAGGTTGGAGATTGTCATGCCGGAGATGCCGGGTGAAAGTACCCCGCTGCATCTGATCTGCCCACACCGTAAACAGTTTTCTCCAGCGATTCGCGCGCTGCATGAGGTGTTGCGCCAGCCTCTCCGTGCCTTAACGGCGAAGCTATGA
- a CDS encoding zinc-binding alcohol dehydrogenase family protein — MKAIVYSQNGLPISDENALYELDVEKPVPGARDLLVKIHAIAVNPVDTKVRAGAPTDKPRILGWDAVGVVEAIGSDVTLFQPGDAVFYAGDITRAGSYAEYGLVDERIAGHKPRSLNEADAAALPLTSLTAWELLFDRLEVQAEDNAALLIIGAGGGVGSMLTQLASKLTKLTVIGTASRPETADWVRSLGAHHVIDHHRPLGEQLAAIGHPEMRYVASLTHTDSYFPQLIDAIAPQGKLALIDDPETLDAVPLKRKAISLHWELMFTRSLFHTADMQRQHEILQRISQLIDDKTLQTTAGEHHGTINAANLRKAHALIESGRARGKIVLSGF, encoded by the coding sequence ATGAAAGCCATCGTTTATAGCCAAAACGGTTTACCGATTTCTGATGAAAATGCGCTGTATGAACTCGATGTAGAGAAGCCGGTACCCGGCGCACGCGATCTGCTGGTAAAAATTCACGCGATTGCGGTGAATCCAGTGGATACCAAAGTGCGCGCCGGTGCGCCCACCGATAAGCCGCGCATTCTGGGCTGGGATGCGGTGGGTGTGGTGGAGGCGATTGGCAGCGACGTTACGCTGTTCCAGCCGGGCGATGCCGTGTTTTACGCTGGTGATATCACGCGCGCGGGCAGCTATGCCGAATATGGGCTGGTGGATGAACGCATCGCCGGGCACAAACCACGTTCGCTGAACGAAGCGGATGCGGCCGCGCTGCCGCTGACCTCGCTTACGGCCTGGGAGTTGCTGTTTGATCGTCTGGAAGTGCAGGCCGAAGACAACGCGGCACTGCTGATTATCGGCGCAGGCGGCGGCGTTGGTTCGATGCTGACTCAGCTCGCCAGCAAACTCACTAAACTGACGGTGATTGGTACCGCCTCGCGCCCGGAAACCGCCGATTGGGTACGTTCACTGGGCGCGCATCATGTGATTGATCATCACCGTCCGCTGGGCGAGCAGCTGGCAGCGATTGGCCACCCGGAGATGCGCTATGTCGCCTCGCTCACCCATACCGACAGCTATTTCCCGCAGCTGATTGATGCTATCGCCCCGCAGGGCAAACTGGCGTTAATTGACGATCCAGAAACGCTGGATGCGGTACCGCTGAAGCGTAAAGCCATTTCGCTGCACTGGGAGTTGATGTTTACCCGCTCGCTGTTCCACACCGCCGATATGCAGCGTCAGCATGAAATTCTGCAGCGCATCAGCCAGTTGATTGATGACAAAACCCTGCAAACCACGGCGGGAGAACATCACGGCACGATTAATGCCGCTAATTTACGTAAAGCCCACGCGCTGATCGAGAGCGGACGCGCGCGCGGCAAGATTGTGCTGAGCGGGTTTTAA
- the nfsB gene encoding oxygen-insensitive NAD(P)H nitroreductase codes for MTLNDAVARRHTVKAFAGGKNLPQDEIDTLLNVLRNSPSSVNSQPWHFVVASTAAGREQMAKSTDGAFVYNSPKVLNASHVIALCMRTDLDETHLQNVLAQEEADGRFAKPEGKAGQDKSRRSYVDMHRYEQRDVPQWMEKQVYLALGGLLLGAAMLGIDATPMEGFDPRALDQALGLREKGFTSVVLVSLGYRSEDDFNAALPKSRLPREEIFTFI; via the coding sequence ATGACACTCAATGATGCCGTTGCCCGTCGTCACACCGTAAAAGCCTTTGCGGGCGGCAAAAATTTACCGCAGGACGAAATTGATACCTTGCTGAACGTTCTGCGCAACAGCCCGTCTTCGGTAAATTCGCAGCCGTGGCACTTTGTCGTGGCATCAACGGCTGCTGGTCGCGAGCAGATGGCAAAATCCACTGACGGCGCGTTCGTCTATAACAGCCCGAAAGTGCTGAACGCGTCGCACGTTATCGCGCTGTGCATGCGTACCGATCTGGATGAAACGCATCTGCAAAATGTGCTGGCGCAGGAAGAGGCTGACGGTCGATTCGCTAAGCCGGAAGGCAAAGCGGGGCAGGATAAGAGCCGCCGCAGCTACGTGGATATGCATCGTTACGAGCAGCGCGATGTGCCGCAGTGGATGGAAAAACAGGTTTACCTGGCGCTGGGTGGTTTGCTGCTGGGCGCGGCGATGTTGGGCATTGATGCCACGCCAATGGAAGGATTTGATCCGCGCGCGTTAGATCAGGCGCTCGGCCTGCGCGAGAAGGGCTTTACCAGCGTGGTGCTGGTGTCGCTGGGTTACCGCAGCGAAGATGATTTCAACGCCGCGTTACCAAAATCACGCTTGCCGCGTGAAGAGATTTTTACCTTCATTTGA
- a CDS encoding heavy metal sensor histidine kinase, which yields MKQRSLAARLSLLLSATVIVIFSLSGLALYHSLATQIGVRDDAALLNRIDQIRTLLRDEDAVTLIQQKPRLFANMLGNTESLLVLRFPGQPPLIVVNPGQRPIPTITPVAADQPLSLASVHHLAAADGTPFISAAALTPTRDGSGEIEIITGRLMSDRTQTLNSYRDQIILTTALAALLVAAISIWLVRRGLIPLRRLAAQADAIDARHLSQRMPERAPAELQPLVAAFNQMLSRLESGYQQLSQVSADMAHDLRTPIGTLIGQTEVALSQTRSVSDYQALLGSNYEELERLAKMIDNMLFLAKAEDASQAMDVQNIDLALLGEKLQAYFDGMAEEQAMRLEMTLCGELRADPQLLQRALANLMANALRYGDGDSTIRIFNHGSSLMVENHGPALSAEQQARIFDRFWRADTSRHQGSSGLGLSIVRSIMRLHQGSCEVHSEHGVTRFTLRFP from the coding sequence ATGAAGCAACGTTCACTCGCCGCACGCCTGTCGCTGCTGCTGAGTGCGACGGTGATAGTGATTTTTTCCCTCAGCGGCCTCGCGCTCTATCACTCGCTGGCGACGCAAATTGGCGTGCGCGACGATGCGGCGCTGCTCAATCGTATCGATCAGATTCGCACCCTGCTGCGCGATGAAGATGCCGTGACGCTGATTCAGCAGAAGCCGCGCTTGTTTGCCAACATGCTCGGCAATACCGAGTCGCTATTGGTGCTGCGCTTTCCCGGCCAGCCGCCGCTGATCGTGGTCAATCCCGGCCAACGCCCGATCCCCACGATTACGCCGGTAGCGGCCGATCAACCCTTATCGCTTGCGTCGGTGCATCATCTCGCCGCCGCTGACGGTACGCCGTTTATCTCGGCTGCGGCGCTAACGCCCACGCGCGATGGCAGCGGAGAGATTGAAATCATCACCGGCCGCCTGATGAGCGATCGTACGCAAACGCTGAACAGCTATCGCGATCAAATCATCCTCACCACCGCGCTGGCGGCATTGCTGGTGGCAGCGATCAGCATTTGGCTGGTGCGGCGCGGCCTAATTCCGCTGCGGCGTTTGGCGGCGCAGGCGGATGCGATTGATGCACGCCACTTGTCGCAGCGCATGCCCGAGCGGGCGCCTGCAGAACTGCAGCCGCTGGTCGCTGCGTTTAACCAAATGCTCAGCCGCCTCGAAAGCGGCTATCAGCAGTTAAGCCAGGTCTCAGCGGATATGGCGCACGACCTGCGCACGCCCATCGGCACCTTGATCGGCCAAACCGAAGTGGCGCTCAGCCAGACGCGCAGCGTCAGCGACTATCAGGCGCTGCTCGGCTCCAATTATGAGGAGCTGGAACGTCTGGCGAAGATGATCGACAACATGCTGTTTCTGGCGAAGGCGGAAGATGCCAGCCAGGCGATGGATGTGCAAAACATCGATTTGGCGCTGCTGGGTGAGAAGTTGCAGGCGTACTTTGACGGCATGGCGGAAGAGCAGGCAATGCGGCTGGAGATGACGCTGTGCGGCGAACTGCGCGCCGATCCCCAGCTGTTGCAGCGCGCGCTGGCGAACCTGATGGCCAATGCGCTGCGCTATGGCGATGGCGATAGCACCATCCGGATTTTTAATCACGGCAGCAGCCTGATGGTGGAAAATCACGGTCCAGCGCTCAGTGCCGAACAGCAGGCGCGCATCTTTGATCGTTTCTGGCGTGCCGATACATCGCGTCATCAGGGCAGCAGCGGATTGGGATTATCGATTGTGCGCAGCATTATGCGCCTGCATCAGGGAAGCTGCGAGGTGCACAGCGAGCATGGCGTGACCCGCTTTACGCTGCGATTTCCTTAG
- a CDS encoding heavy metal response regulator transcription factor: MKILVIEDEAKARDYMRKGLTEAGFIVDVADNGQDGLFYAQEHHYDLILLDVMMPGMDGWQVMAALDKQTHTPVIFLTAKSTLEDRIKGLELGADDYLVKPFSFAELLARVRTQLRRGGQQKLPDILRLADLQLDFLKRRVERGGQRIDLTNKEFNLLHLFMLHPGEVLTRTLIASRVWDMNFDSDTNVVDVAVKRLRQKIDGPFAQPLIHTVHGVGYRCEAES; encoded by the coding sequence ATGAAAATTTTGGTGATTGAAGATGAAGCCAAAGCGCGCGATTACATGCGCAAAGGATTGACGGAAGCGGGATTTATCGTCGATGTGGCGGATAACGGTCAGGATGGCTTGTTCTATGCGCAGGAGCATCATTACGATTTGATTTTACTCGACGTAATGATGCCCGGTATGGATGGCTGGCAGGTGATGGCGGCGCTGGATAAACAGACGCATACGCCGGTGATTTTCCTCACCGCCAAAAGCACGCTGGAAGATCGGATCAAAGGGCTGGAGCTGGGCGCGGATGATTATCTGGTTAAACCCTTCTCGTTTGCCGAGCTGCTGGCGCGCGTGCGCACGCAGCTGCGGCGCGGCGGTCAGCAGAAGCTGCCGGATATTCTGCGGCTTGCCGATTTGCAGCTCGATTTCTTAAAGCGGCGCGTCGAGCGTGGTGGCCAGCGCATCGATCTCACCAATAAAGAGTTCAACCTGCTGCACCTGTTCATGCTGCATCCGGGCGAAGTGCTGACGCGTACTTTAATTGCTTCGCGCGTGTGGGACATGAATTTTGATAGCGACACCAACGTGGTGGATGTGGCGGTGAAACGCCTGCGGCAGAAAATTGATGGCCCGTTTGCTCAGCCGCTGATTCATACCGTGCACGGCGTGGGTTATCGCTGCGAAGCCGAATCATGA
- a CDS encoding alpha/beta hydrolase, producing MKMNKLTLAASMLLAIAGGAAQAQAQPVNNIVLVHGAFVGGAGWRPVYDRLTHDGYKVTLVQEPLTGFPQDVTATRRIIDQQNGPVILVGHSYGGAIISEAGNDNKVAGLVYIAAHALDNGETEASNGKKFPNSAHPFAKSSDDYLTIAPENYHGDFAADLPAAQADFEAHAQMPTNAAVFTANIPHPAWKTKPSWYMVAKADKIISPDLERMYAKRAHSHTVEIAGASHSVYQSHPDDVAKLIEQAALHAQP from the coding sequence ATGAAAATGAACAAACTGACTCTCGCAGCGAGCATGCTGCTGGCTATCGCAGGCGGCGCGGCTCAGGCTCAGGCGCAGCCGGTGAACAACATTGTGCTGGTGCACGGCGCGTTTGTCGGCGGTGCCGGCTGGCGTCCGGTGTACGATCGTTTAACGCATGATGGCTACAAAGTGACGCTGGTGCAGGAGCCGCTGACGGGCTTTCCGCAAGATGTGACGGCGACGCGACGCATTATCGATCAGCAAAACGGGCCAGTGATTTTGGTCGGCCACAGCTACGGCGGCGCCATCATCAGCGAAGCCGGTAACGACAATAAAGTTGCGGGCCTGGTTTATATCGCTGCCCACGCGCTGGACAACGGCGAGACGGAAGCCAGTAATGGCAAAAAATTCCCTAACAGTGCGCATCCGTTCGCGAAATCGAGTGATGATTATCTGACTATCGCCCCCGAAAATTACCACGGCGATTTCGCTGCCGATTTACCGGCTGCCCAGGCCGATTTTGAAGCCCACGCACAGATGCCAACTAACGCGGCGGTGTTCACCGCCAACATTCCTCATCCGGCGTGGAAGACCAAGCCTAGCTGGTACATGGTGGCGAAAGCTGACAAAATCATCAGTCCCGATCTGGAGCGCATGTATGCCAAACGTGCGCACAGCCACACGGTGGAAATTGCCGGTGCCAGCCACTCGGTCTATCAATCGCATCCTGATGATGTCGCGAAATTGATAGAACAAGCCGCGCTGCACGCGCAGCCCTGA